Proteins encoded by one window of Nicotiana tabacum cultivar K326 chromosome 10, ASM71507v2, whole genome shotgun sequence:
- the LOC107782668 gene encoding cell division protein FtsZ homolog 2-2, chloroplastic gives MATCTSAVFMPPDTRRSRGALTILGGRLCALKMQDEKIGFLGVNQKGSSSLPQFKCSANSHSVNQYQNKDSFLNLHPEISLLRGEESSSGNVTESLMDSSRSNNFNEAKIKVVGVGGGGSNAVNRMIESSMKGVEFWIVNTDIQAMRMSPVAAEQRLPIGQELTRGLGAGGNPDIGMNAANESKQAIEEAVYGADMVFVTAGMGGGTGTGAAPIIAGTAKSMGILTVGIVTTPFSFEGRRRAVQAQEGIAALRENVDTLIVIPNDKLLTAVSPSTPVTEAFNLADDILRQGVRGISDIITIPGLVNVDFADVRAIMANAGSSLMGIGTATGKTRARDAALNAIQSPLLDIGIERATGIVWNITGGSDLTLFEVNAAAEVIYDLVDPSANLIFGAVIDPSISGQVSITLIATGFKRQEESDGRPLQGNQLTQGDASLGSNRRPASFLEGGSVEIPEFLRKKGRSRYPRA, from the exons ATGGCTACTTGTACATCAGCTGTGTTTATGCCTCCTGATACGCGACGGTCTCGTGGAGCATtgactattcttggtggaagactTTGCGCCTTGAAAATGCAAGATGAGAAGATTGGATTTTTGGGAGTTAACCAAAAGGGTAGTTCAAGTTTGCCTCAATTCAAGTGTTCTGCCAATTCCCATAGCGTCAACCAATATCAAAATAAAGATTCATTTCTGAATTTGCATCCTGAAATTTCGTTGCTTAGAGGCGAAGAAAGCTCGAGCGGAAATGTAACTGAGAGCTTGATGGATTCGTCACGCTCGAACAATTTTAATGAGGCGAAGATCAAGGTGGTTGGTGTAGGAGGTGGCGGATCGAATGCAGTAAATCGCATGATTGAGAGTTCGATGAAGGGTGTAGAGTTTTGGATTGTGAACACTGATATTCAAGCAATGAGGATGTCACCTGTAGCGGCTGAGCAACGACTGCCGATAGGTCAAGAACTTACAAGGGGACTTGGTGCAGGTGGTAATCCAGATATAGGGATGAATGCTGCCAACGAAAGCAAGCAGGCGATTGAAGAAGCTGTCTACGGCGCAGACATGGTTTTTGTTACT GCTGGAATGGGTGGAGGAACAGGGACTGGTGCGGCTCCTATAATTGCAGGAACTGCCAAATCAATGGGTATCTTAACTGTTGGTATTGTTACAACCCCTTTTTCTTTCGAGGGGCGAAGAAGAGCAGTTCAAGCCCAAGAAGGGATTGCTGCTTTGAGAGAAAATGTCGATACTCTAATTGTCATTCCAAATGACAAATTGTTGACAGCTGTTTCTCCATCGACCCCAGTAACTGAAGCTTTTAACCTGGCTGATGATATTCTTCGGCAAGGAGTTCGTGGTATTTCTGATATAATTACG ATTCCTGGGCTAGTAAATGTGGATTTTGCTGACGTGCGTGCTATTATGGCAAATGCTGGTTCCTCTTTAATGGGAATAGGAACCGCTACGG GGAAGACCAGAGCCAGAGATGCAGCGTTGAACGCTATTCAATCTCCTTTACTGGATATTGGTATAGAGAGGGCTACTGGAATTGTGTGGAATATAACTGGTGGTAGTGATCTAACATTATTTGAG GTAAATGCCGCAGCAGAGGTTATATATGACCTTGTGGATCCTAGTGCGAACCTTATTTTCGGGGCGGTGATAGACCCATCAATAAGTGGACAG GTCAGCATAACCCTAATCGCCACTGGTTTTAAGCGCCAAGAAGAAAGTGATGGGAGACCTCTCCAG GGGAACCAACTAACTCAGGGAGATGCCTCACTTGGAAGTAACAGACGACCTGCGTCCTTTTTGGAAGGTGGTTCAGTAGAGATTCCCGAGTTCCTCAGAAAGAAAGGGCGATCACGCTACCCAAGAGCTTAA